The Niallia alba genome includes a window with the following:
- the yhaM gene encoding 3'-5' exoribonuclease YhaM: MEEVHAILNKEKDKGESELDKKGVLQYEVGEQFESYLLIKSATKAIASNGKPFMTLIFQDKTGEIEAKLWDATEMDEQSYRPETIVRVNGDIQSYRGKSQLRIRQIKVATGEEGVRLADFLETAPLTTDEMLSKITHYIFEMQNPNIQRITRHLVKKHQEAFLQFPAATKNHHEFVSGLAYHVVSMLDLAKAIASLYPSLDKDLLYGGIILHDLGKVIELSGPISTSYTLEGNLLGHISIMINEIGKAADELGIRGEEVVILQHLVLSHHGKPEWGSPKAPLIKEAEILHYIDNLDAKMNMLDRVLERAKPGEFTERVFPLENRSFYKPTFHK; this comes from the coding sequence ATGGAAGAGGTTCATGCTATACTAAATAAAGAGAAAGATAAAGGAGAGAGTGAGTTGGATAAAAAAGGAGTACTTCAGTATGAAGTTGGGGAACAATTTGAGTCCTATTTATTAATAAAGAGTGCGACAAAAGCAATTGCAAGTAACGGGAAACCGTTTATGACGCTTATTTTCCAAGATAAAACTGGTGAAATTGAAGCAAAGCTTTGGGATGCTACAGAAATGGATGAACAGAGCTATCGGCCTGAAACAATTGTAAGAGTTAATGGTGATATTCAAAGTTATCGTGGAAAGTCTCAATTAAGAATTCGCCAAATTAAGGTTGCAACAGGGGAAGAGGGCGTTCGCCTAGCTGATTTCTTAGAAACAGCTCCACTTACAACCGATGAAATGTTAAGTAAAATCACTCATTATATATTTGAAATGCAGAATCCTAATATTCAAAGAATAACAAGACATTTAGTAAAGAAGCATCAGGAAGCATTTTTACAATTTCCAGCAGCGACAAAAAATCATCATGAATTTGTTTCTGGCTTGGCATATCATGTTGTCAGTATGCTAGATTTGGCTAAGGCAATTGCTTCGCTTTATCCAAGCTTGGATAAAGATTTGCTATATGGGGGGATTATTCTCCATGACCTTGGGAAAGTAATCGAATTATCTGGCCCAATTTCCACTTCATATACTTTGGAAGGAAATTTACTTGGACATATTTCCATTATGATTAATGAAATTGGTAAAGCTGCGGATGAGTTAGGAATAAGAGGAGAAGAAGTAGTGATTCTTCAACATTTAGTTTTATCTCATCATGGAAAGCCTGAATGGGGAAGTCCTAAAGCTCCATTAATTAAAGAAGCGGAAATTTTGCACTATATCGATAACCTCGATGCGAAAATGAATATGTTGGATCGTGTATTAGAAAGAGCGAAACCAGGTGAATTCACGGAAAGAGTTTTCCCATTAGAAAACCGTTCCTTCTATAAGCCGACATTTCATAAATAA
- a CDS encoding sporulation YhaL family protein, with the protein MLGIPLWIIFVLGGIAISAFMAVKTGKEDRATENEIIEQEGEVYMKRLEEEKKRRNGEERAYEN; encoded by the coding sequence ATGCTAGGAATCCCACTTTGGATTATTTTTGTATTAGGAGGAATTGCAATAAGTGCGTTTATGGCAGTTAAAACAGGAAAAGAGGATAGAGCTACAGAAAATGAAATAATTGAACAAGAAGGAGAAGTTTATATGAAGAGGCTAGAGGAGGAGAAAAAACGCAGAAATGGAGAAGAGAGGGCGTATGAGAATTAA
- a CDS encoding YjcZ family sporulation protein — protein MGNVYGGGFALIVVLFILLVIVGAAWL, from the coding sequence ATGGGTAACGTTTACGGCGGAGGTTTTGCTTTAATCGTTGTACTGTTTATCTTATTAGTTATCGTTGGCGCTGCATGGCTGTAA
- a CDS encoding YjcZ family sporulation protein: MSGGGVYGGGFALLVVLFILLVIIGAAWL; the protein is encoded by the coding sequence ATGTCTGGTGGAGGAGTTTACGGTGGAGGCTTTGCTTTATTAGTAGTACTATTCATCTTATTAGTGATCATCGGAGCAGCTTGGCTATAA
- a CDS encoding DUF3267 domain-containing protein produces the protein MNCWKTVNFHKQYGAQRLFILSSMTMIGCFLFLYVPITTYFAHNKLSDDYFLLFMAMILLMYPLHKLLHLLPMIHLGDKIKKTWNRHLQFLPVLHIQVKEPIGKIHFQFALIIPFVIISGLLLLSCFLFTSYVHYFLMLFAYHTGMCVPDFIRMKNLWRSPRSCYVEENEDGFEILINNVSELS, from the coding sequence ATGAACTGTTGGAAGACTGTCAACTTCCATAAACAATATGGAGCTCAGCGCCTATTTATTCTGTCTTCTATGACAATGATTGGTTGTTTCCTTTTTCTATATGTACCAATTACAACCTATTTTGCACATAATAAACTTTCTGACGATTACTTTTTATTATTTATGGCAATGATTTTACTTATGTATCCTTTACACAAATTATTACATTTATTGCCGATGATTCATCTAGGGGATAAAATTAAAAAGACATGGAATAGACATTTGCAATTTTTGCCTGTTCTTCACATTCAGGTAAAAGAACCAATCGGTAAAATACACTTTCAGTTTGCCTTAATTATTCCATTTGTCATTATTAGTGGACTATTATTATTATCTTGCTTTCTTTTTACAAGTTATGTTCATTATTTTTTAATGCTTTTCGCTTATCATACAGGGATGTGTGTCCCAGATTTTATTCGAATGAAAAACCTATGGCGTTCTCCTCGTTCTTGTTATGTCGAAGAAAACGAAGATGGATTTGAGATATTGATAAATAATGTTAGTGAATTATCGTAA
- a CDS encoding HTH-type transcriptional regulator Hpr, whose translation MNESQISMKDALLFTQRIGQLSKALWKAIEKDWQNWIKPYDLNINEHHILWIAYQLNGASISDVANFGVMHVSTAFNFSKKLEERGLLQFSKKENDKRNTYVCLTDKGKEVFVQIMEDYNPSNSSALSASLPIKNLYGKFPELLEMMTIVKHIYGDNFIEIFEKSFTNLDDILEEDEGHLKKKDPVFTK comes from the coding sequence ATGAATGAAAGTCAGATCTCAATGAAGGACGCTTTACTCTTCACTCAAAGAATTGGACAACTTAGCAAAGCATTATGGAAGGCAATCGAAAAGGATTGGCAAAATTGGATTAAGCCGTATGATTTGAACATTAATGAGCACCACATACTTTGGATTGCTTACCAGTTAAATGGTGCCTCTATTTCAGATGTAGCAAATTTTGGGGTAATGCATGTCTCAACAGCATTTAATTTTTCGAAGAAATTAGAAGAAAGAGGACTACTACAATTCTCGAAAAAAGAAAATGACAAAAGAAATACGTACGTTTGTCTTACAGATAAAGGCAAAGAAGTATTTGTTCAAATTATGGAAGATTATAATCCAAGTAACAGCTCAGCATTATCTGCCTCCTTACCAATCAAAAATTTATATGGCAAGTTTCCAGAGCTTTTAGAAATGATGACAATCGTTAAGCATATTTACGGAGATAACTTCATAGAAATTTTTGAAAAATCCTTTACTAATCTTGACGATATTTTGGAAGAGGACGAAGGGCATCTAAAGAAAAAAGATCCTGTATTTACTAAATAG
- a CDS encoding YtxH domain-containing protein — MSAKSFLSGFLIGGIAAGITTLLTTPYSGKEVRKACNENGKAFLQHIQELKLDLNEIKDSVKTATVEGKTVFSTFIEDLKLSLETWKEEVKPHQELLQKELDELQSTINELENDLK, encoded by the coding sequence ATGAGCGCAAAATCATTCTTATCAGGATTTTTAATCGGAGGAATTGCAGCGGGAATCACTACCTTACTAACTACTCCTTACTCAGGAAAAGAAGTAAGAAAAGCCTGCAATGAAAATGGAAAAGCATTTCTTCAACATATCCAAGAACTAAAATTGGATTTAAATGAAATAAAAGATTCTGTAAAAACAGCCACAGTAGAGGGTAAAACCGTATTTAGCACTTTTATTGAAGATCTTAAGCTATCATTAGAAACGTGGAAAGAAGAAGTAAAGCCACATCAAGAATTGCTTCAGAAGGAACTTGATGAATTACAATCTACGATCAATGAGTTAGAAAATGATTTAAAATAA
- the serC gene encoding 3-phosphoserine/phosphohydroxythreonine transaminase, which translates to MKRAYNFNAGPAALPEWVLQEAKEHWLNFNDTGMSLMELSHRSADYEAVHNEAKELLTSLLSIPDNYEILFLQGGASLQFTMIPMNLLPKNQTAYYALTGIWSEKALKEASKLGNTAISISSKNENYSYIPNSEQIEVPKDAAYLHITSNNTIYGTQWSSYPTNVSVPLIADMSSDILSTPIDVSKFGLIYAGAQKNLGPSGVTVVIIRKDLIKEDAALPTMLSFHTHAKNNSLFNTPPTLAIYLLSLVLKWVKKQGGVEGIAAINNEKAKHLYDVIDQSNGFYRGHAEETSRSKMNVTFTLQSENLTKAFLQEAKEAGFVGLNGHRSVGGCRASIYNAVPLEHVMELTKFMKEFQRKNQ; encoded by the coding sequence TTGAAAAGAGCATATAACTTTAACGCAGGTCCTGCAGCTTTACCAGAATGGGTTCTACAAGAAGCAAAGGAGCATTGGTTGAACTTTAATGATACAGGCATGTCCTTAATGGAATTAAGTCATCGTAGCGCTGACTATGAGGCTGTACATAATGAAGCAAAAGAGCTCCTTACATCTTTACTTTCTATACCAGATAATTATGAAATTCTTTTTTTACAAGGAGGCGCAAGTCTTCAATTTACGATGATCCCAATGAATTTGCTTCCTAAAAATCAAACTGCCTATTACGCACTCACTGGCATATGGTCAGAAAAAGCATTAAAGGAAGCTTCTAAACTTGGTAATACAGCTATTTCCATTTCAAGCAAAAATGAAAATTATTCATATATTCCTAATTCAGAACAGATTGAAGTACCAAAAGATGCTGCTTATCTTCATATTACAAGTAATAATACGATTTATGGCACCCAATGGAGCAGCTATCCTACCAATGTATCTGTTCCTTTAATTGCTGATATGTCCAGCGATATTTTAAGTACTCCAATAGATGTTTCGAAGTTCGGCTTGATTTATGCAGGTGCTCAAAAAAATCTTGGACCATCTGGAGTGACTGTCGTCATTATTCGAAAAGATTTGATAAAAGAAGATGCTGCTTTACCGACCATGTTAAGTTTTCATACACATGCTAAAAATAATTCTTTATTCAATACACCACCAACTTTAGCAATTTATCTTTTATCCCTTGTCTTAAAATGGGTAAAAAAACAAGGTGGAGTGGAAGGAATTGCTGCCATCAATAATGAAAAAGCAAAACACTTATATGATGTAATCGATCAAAGTAATGGTTTTTATCGTGGTCATGCAGAAGAAACAAGCCGTTCTAAAATGAACGTTACCTTTACTTTACAGTCAGAAAACCTCACAAAGGCTTTCTTACAAGAGGCAAAGGAAGCAGGATTTGTTGGTCTTAATGGACATCGATCTGTCGGTGGTTGCCGTGCTTCCATTTATAATGCTGTTCCTCTTGAACATGTAATGGAGCTTACTAAATTCATGAAGGAATTCCAACGCAAAAATCAATAA
- a CDS encoding HIT family protein, with the protein MSDCIFCKIMAGEIPSKKVFENEHVMAFLDISQVTKGHTLVVPKQHVKDIYELTPEIASNLFEVVPSIASAIKETYEPVGLNLLNNNGEKAGQSVFHYHMHLIPRYGKGDGFGAVWKTNFDGYSNEELTEIAKKIEEKVR; encoded by the coding sequence ATGAGTGATTGTATTTTTTGCAAAATAATGGCTGGAGAAATTCCGTCTAAAAAGGTTTTTGAAAATGAACATGTTATGGCGTTCTTAGATATTAGCCAAGTTACAAAAGGACATACATTGGTTGTACCTAAACAACATGTGAAAGATATTTATGAATTAACACCTGAAATTGCAAGCAATCTATTTGAAGTCGTGCCAAGCATTGCATCTGCAATTAAAGAAACATATGAACCAGTTGGTTTAAATCTCCTTAATAATAATGGCGAAAAAGCAGGACAATCTGTTTTCCATTATCATATGCATCTTATCCCACGTTATGGAAAAGGTGATGGTTTTGGCGCAGTATGGAAAACAAACTTTGATGGATATTCAAATGAAGAATTGACAGAGATTGCGAAGAAAATTGAAGAAAAAGTGAGATAA
- a CDS encoding ABC transporter ATP-binding protein, translating into MALLEIKNVTGGYTKNPVLKDISFSINKNEMVGLIGLNGAGKSTTIRHIIGLMEPHKGEILINGKTFEGDKEAYRKEFTFVPETPILYDELTLEEHLKITAMAYGLSESEYQKRMDVLLKEFRMEKRLKWFPAHFSKGMKQKVMIMCAFLVEPSLYIVDEPFVGLDPLGIQSLLDQLKKMKEKGAGILMSTHILATAERYCDRIIIIHEGKIKCQGTMDELRAAFNMPGATLDDLYILLTKEEEHV; encoded by the coding sequence ATGGCATTATTAGAAATAAAAAATGTTACTGGAGGCTATACGAAGAATCCTGTTCTAAAAGATATTTCTTTTTCCATCAATAAGAATGAGATGGTTGGTTTGATTGGTTTAAATGGAGCTGGGAAAAGTACAACAATCCGGCATATAATCGGGTTAATGGAGCCACATAAAGGAGAAATCCTTATTAATGGAAAGACGTTTGAGGGAGATAAAGAGGCGTATCGAAAAGAATTTACCTTTGTACCAGAAACACCTATATTATATGATGAATTAACATTGGAAGAACATTTGAAGATAACGGCAATGGCATATGGTTTGTCTGAATCAGAATATCAAAAACGAATGGACGTACTATTAAAAGAGTTCCGTATGGAGAAAAGATTAAAATGGTTTCCTGCTCATTTTTCCAAAGGAATGAAGCAAAAGGTTATGATAATGTGTGCTTTTCTAGTAGAGCCATCGCTTTATATAGTTGATGAGCCATTTGTTGGTTTAGATCCTCTTGGAATTCAATCATTATTAGACCAACTAAAGAAAATGAAGGAAAAAGGTGCAGGTATTTTAATGTCCACTCATATTCTTGCTACAGCGGAAAGATATTGTGACCGGATTATTATCATTCATGAAGGGAAAATAAAGTGCCAGGGAACGATGGATGAGTTAAGGGCAGCATTTAATATGCCAGGTGCAACATTAGATGATTTATATATCCTTCTAACAAAGGAAGAAGAACATGTTTGA
- a CDS encoding ABC transporter permease: MFEFNEKQLWRARAGQTAKEYGQYLKYIFNGHLVIVLVFLLGTAAYYYQAWLKTIPNDFPVALIMSFILTLFVTNSPTYTFLKDADRIFLIAVETKMKKYFLQSMMVSFVIQGYVLVIILAALMPLYAQVHGGDFSQFWYLLIVLLISKGANLLIRWHIQYYVNVRYHYIDTVVRFLINLAILYLLFADSSPLFILALLLIMAFLLIYFQKATSNKGVKWEYLIEQDEKRLASFYRFANMFTEVPKLRNRIKRRRFLDVLFNRVPYAKEKVFTHLYWRTYVRAGDYFGLTIRLTAISGIFIFFLSFGPGQVFISVLFVFLTGLQLLPLWNAYDNKLWITIYPVESSYREKSFKQIMASILGSQGIILSLIIASKGDWMYALISFIVNVVFIIFFVLFYINKKVKNG; the protein is encoded by the coding sequence ATGTTTGAATTTAATGAAAAGCAACTGTGGAGAGCGCGAGCTGGACAAACAGCTAAAGAATATGGCCAATATTTAAAGTATATTTTTAATGGACATCTTGTCATTGTTTTAGTTTTTTTACTAGGAACTGCTGCCTACTATTATCAAGCATGGTTAAAAACGATTCCTAATGATTTTCCTGTTGCTCTTATCATGAGCTTTATCCTTACTCTTTTTGTGACGAATAGCCCAACCTACACCTTTTTGAAGGATGCTGATCGAATCTTTTTAATTGCAGTGGAAACAAAAATGAAAAAGTATTTTCTGCAATCGATGATGGTTAGCTTTGTCATTCAAGGGTATGTACTGGTTATAATTCTTGCTGCTTTAATGCCATTATATGCGCAAGTACATGGCGGAGATTTTAGTCAATTTTGGTATTTGCTTATTGTGTTACTAATTAGTAAAGGAGCTAATTTGCTGATTCGTTGGCATATTCAATACTATGTAAATGTTCGCTATCATTATATAGACACGGTTGTGCGCTTCTTGATTAACTTAGCTATCCTGTATTTATTATTTGCCGATTCTTCTCCGCTTTTTATACTTGCTTTGCTCCTTATCATGGCATTCTTGCTTATATATTTTCAGAAGGCAACTAGCAACAAAGGAGTAAAATGGGAATATTTAATTGAGCAGGATGAAAAAAGACTAGCATCTTTTTATCGTTTCGCTAATATGTTTACAGAAGTACCAAAGCTAAGAAACCGTATTAAACGAAGACGTTTTCTTGATGTATTGTTTAACCGTGTTCCTTATGCGAAAGAAAAAGTATTCACCCATTTATACTGGAGGACCTACGTTCGTGCAGGTGATTATTTCGGATTAACGATTCGGCTTACAGCAATAAGTGGAATTTTCATCTTTTTCTTGTCTTTTGGACCTGGACAAGTATTCATAAGTGTATTGTTTGTTTTTTTAACAGGATTGCAGTTACTGCCCCTTTGGAATGCATATGATAATAAACTGTGGATTACTATTTATCCGGTGGAATCTTCTTATAGAGAAAAATCATTTAAGCAAATTATGGCATCTATTTTAGGCTCCCAAGGGATTATTTTATCTCTTATTATTGCCTCAAAAGGGGACTGGATGTATGCATTGATTTCTTTCATTGTAAATGTTGTTTTTATTATCTTCTTTGTGCTGTTTTACATAAATAAAAAAGTGAAAAACGGATAA
- a CDS encoding EcsC family protein, giving the protein MNEYEQRALEEVEEWKRKIQKRSSILNRVSKKAQTKINSYIPDKVHQTITEAIKQMIQATLAGSNIIKKKNPPFFHSLQGKDEELTKKISQYKKVAVVEGAGTGAGGLLLGLADFPLLLSIKMKFLMEAATTYGYDTDQLEERIYLLYIFQLAFSSEEKRRETLEVIENWEEERHKIASLNWQELQQEYRDFIDFVKMLQLVPGIGAAVGAYANYNLMDQLGEAVRNVYRWRYFQEQNQTK; this is encoded by the coding sequence ATGAATGAATATGAACAAAGAGCTTTAGAAGAAGTAGAGGAGTGGAAACGTAAAATTCAAAAGCGTTCGTCCATTTTAAATAGAGTGTCTAAGAAAGCGCAAACCAAAATAAATTCTTATATACCAGACAAAGTTCACCAAACAATCACGGAAGCAATCAAGCAGATGATTCAAGCTACCTTAGCTGGCAGTAATATTATAAAGAAAAAGAATCCGCCTTTCTTCCATTCTTTACAAGGAAAAGATGAAGAGTTAACTAAAAAAATTAGTCAATACAAAAAAGTTGCTGTTGTGGAAGGAGCGGGAACAGGTGCTGGCGGGCTATTGCTTGGTTTGGCGGATTTTCCGCTGTTACTTTCCATTAAAATGAAGTTTTTAATGGAGGCAGCAACTACGTACGGATACGATACGGATCAATTAGAGGAAAGAATCTACTTACTGTATATTTTTCAGCTAGCTTTTTCGAGTGAAGAAAAAAGAAGAGAAACATTAGAGGTAATCGAAAATTGGGAAGAAGAAAGGCATAAAATTGCTTCTCTTAATTGGCAGGAGTTACAGCAAGAATATCGCGATTTTATTGATTTTGTAAAAATGCTTCAATTAGTACCAGGTATCGGGGCAGCTGTAGGTGCATACGCCAATTATAATTTAATGGATCAATTAGGAGAAGCAGTTAGAAACGTTTATCGCTGGCGCTATTTTCAAGAACAGAATCAAACAAAATAA
- a CDS encoding M20 family metallopeptidase — translation MLQTMWERLETYYDEMIEIRRYLHQYPELSFKEHKTAQYIISFYEKLGIHVTGNVGGNGVVAKIDGGKPGKTVAIRADFDALPIQDEKEVPYKSKIPGVMHACGHDGHTATLLILAKVINEYKEELSGNFVFIHQHAEESNPGGAKAMIAAGCLENVDVIFGTHLWATLPTGTVAYKAGPMMAAADEFKVKIQGQGGHGAQPHKTKDSLVTASQLVINLQQIVSRKVNPIHHAVVTVGYLESGNAFNVIADTATLGGTVRTFDLGSQALIKEELERVIKGTCYTANSTYEFIYDDGYPAVVNHPEETSFLARCAQTIPGLLVQESEPELTGEDFSYYLQHVKGTFFFTGAMPDTNEPTYPHHHPRFDINEKAMLIAAKTLCSAAVQYDLSYSKEKTNTTINS, via the coding sequence ATGCTACAAACTATGTGGGAACGATTAGAAACTTATTACGACGAGATGATCGAAATACGGAGATACCTTCATCAATATCCAGAATTATCATTTAAAGAGCATAAAACCGCTCAATATATCATCTCTTTCTATGAAAAATTAGGAATTCATGTTACTGGAAATGTTGGTGGGAATGGAGTTGTCGCAAAAATAGATGGAGGAAAGCCTGGAAAAACAGTAGCAATACGTGCTGATTTTGATGCCCTTCCGATACAAGATGAAAAAGAAGTACCCTATAAATCAAAGATTCCAGGTGTGATGCACGCCTGTGGTCATGATGGACATACAGCAACATTATTAATACTTGCTAAAGTAATAAATGAATATAAAGAAGAGCTATCAGGAAATTTTGTATTTATCCACCAGCATGCAGAGGAATCAAACCCTGGCGGAGCAAAAGCAATGATTGCAGCAGGCTGCCTCGAAAACGTGGATGTAATTTTTGGAACGCATTTATGGGCGACACTCCCGACAGGTACTGTCGCCTACAAAGCTGGTCCAATGATGGCTGCTGCAGATGAATTCAAAGTTAAAATTCAAGGCCAAGGCGGACACGGAGCACAGCCCCATAAAACAAAAGATTCTCTTGTGACCGCTTCTCAGCTAGTCATAAATCTCCAACAAATTGTCAGCAGAAAAGTTAATCCTATTCATCATGCTGTTGTAACAGTAGGTTATCTTGAATCCGGTAATGCTTTTAATGTAATTGCCGATACAGCAACACTTGGCGGAACAGTTCGCACATTTGATTTAGGATCGCAAGCATTAATAAAAGAAGAACTAGAAAGAGTAATCAAGGGAACCTGCTATACTGCAAACAGTACGTATGAATTTATTTATGATGATGGCTATCCTGCTGTTGTAAATCATCCAGAAGAGACTTCCTTTTTAGCTCGCTGTGCACAAACTATTCCAGGATTGCTTGTACAAGAAAGCGAACCAGAATTAACCGGGGAGGATTTTTCCTATTATCTTCAGCATGTTAAAGGAACTTTTTTCTTCACAGGTGCAATGCCTGATACGAACGAGCCAACTTATCCTCATCATCATCCAAGATTCGATATTAACGAAAAGGCCATGCTTATTGCTGCAAAAACTTTGTGCTCTGCCGCTGTCCAATACGACCTTTCCTATTCGAAAGAAAAAACTAATACAACAATAAATTCGTAA
- a CDS encoding phosphatase PAP2 family protein — protein sequence MDIRNSKMAWGLLVLSFLFFIILIVAVNGQENLSFETGLTEFIDTLFPASFNPFWKGISYLGDKMGIGIIALLFIPFLWWKKKDYTGIAAFVLCVGLGNELNKWVKDLVARPRPVTADAMETDSFSFPSGHAMVGLLLYLFIAHILANEIKRNVGKLILAAASFLLIILIGISRIVLGAHYPTDVIGGYLLGGIWLFLWVSLYETFKDRLNKQEKKVGT from the coding sequence ATGGATATTAGAAATTCAAAAATGGCTTGGGGATTACTAGTTCTATCATTCCTGTTCTTTATAATTCTAATTGTCGCTGTCAATGGACAGGAGAATTTATCGTTTGAAACAGGGCTAACTGAGTTTATAGATACACTTTTTCCAGCTAGTTTCAATCCTTTTTGGAAAGGAATATCTTACTTAGGAGATAAAATGGGAATTGGGATTATTGCTTTGTTATTTATCCCATTTCTTTGGTGGAAAAAGAAAGATTATACGGGGATTGCAGCATTTGTCTTATGTGTGGGACTTGGAAATGAACTGAATAAATGGGTCAAAGATTTGGTGGCAAGACCCAGACCAGTAACTGCTGATGCCATGGAGACAGACAGTTTTAGCTTTCCTAGTGGGCATGCGATGGTAGGTTTACTTCTTTATTTATTTATTGCTCATATTCTTGCGAATGAGATAAAAAGAAATGTAGGAAAGCTAATTTTAGCAGCTGCTTCATTTTTGTTAATTATTTTAATCGGAATAAGTAGAATTGTTTTAGGTGCTCATTACCCAACAGATGTTATTGGTGGTTATTTATTAGGAGGTATCTGGTTGTTTTTATGGGTTAGCTTGTATGAAACTTTTAAAGATCGACTTAATAAACAGGAGAAAAAGGTTGGGACATAA
- the liaF gene encoding cell wall-active antibiotics response protein LiaF — MRKSISKIMFSISLLIVGVILLLVNIGVISLEIKKLFVIIYPFLLLIYGLLSLYQIAIKRKSNLFFTLFLLTFSSLLILDRFQILEFKFMDFWRLWPLIIILMALGLIKPKFTFEINSMGKRYTTKSFRIGDVKYNTDNWAVEPMEISHGIGDVYLDFSKAFIPEGETELFIHARIGDVKIIVPDDLAIYVHAEAKIGEVRILQSIKDGIGNSMEFKSADYEEAIKKIKLNILLNIGDITVQKV; from the coding sequence TTGAGAAAATCTATCTCCAAAATAATGTTTTCTATTAGTTTACTGATTGTGGGAGTAATTTTATTACTTGTTAATATCGGTGTCATTTCCTTGGAAATAAAAAAATTATTTGTCATAATATATCCGTTTTTGTTGCTTATTTACGGGCTGCTTTCTCTCTATCAAATAGCGATTAAGCGAAAAAGTAATTTGTTTTTCACCTTGTTTCTTCTTACCTTCTCCAGTCTCTTAATATTGGATCGTTTTCAAATATTAGAATTCAAATTTATGGATTTTTGGAGGTTGTGGCCATTAATTATTATTTTAATGGCATTAGGATTAATAAAACCTAAATTTACCTTTGAAATAAATAGTATGGGAAAACGGTATACTACGAAATCTTTTCGAATCGGAGATGTTAAATATAACACAGACAATTGGGCTGTTGAGCCGATGGAGATTTCGCATGGGATAGGAGATGTCTATCTCGATTTTAGCAAAGCTTTTATTCCTGAAGGGGAAACAGAACTATTTATCCATGCAAGAATTGGTGATGTGAAAATTATTGTTCCAGATGATCTAGCGATTTATGTGCATGCAGAAGCAAAGATTGGAGAAGTACGAATTCTCCAGTCGATTAAGGACGGGATAGGAAATAGCATGGAGTTTAAATCTGCTGATTATGAAGAGGCCATAAAAAAGATTAAGTTAAATATTTTACTTAATATAGGCGATATTACAGTGCAAAAAGTATAA